Proteins from one Larimichthys crocea isolate SSNF chromosome XX, L_crocea_2.0, whole genome shotgun sequence genomic window:
- the ppfibp1a gene encoding liprin-beta-1 isoform X2, producing MMSDASEMLAAALEQMDGIIAGSKAMDYSNGLFDCQSPTSPFLGGLRVLHLLEDLRGALELMDNEEKDNLRCQIPDSTAEGLAEWLHGRLTNGHGSEAVYQERLSRLESDKECLILQVSVLTDQVEVQGEKIRDLDTCLEHHREKLNATEELLQQELLNRSTLETQKLELMTEVSSLKLKLTAVERDHRDNEGLYQEVTDLRFRVTDIENERLQCEKKLRATNEELQLLQRQLEEREAELQRLKDDNRLQVESHNRAEGGERDTEVLKMKRVLESLASSNDEKERRIRELEESLIKCKKVQELVKEKLIEDDYDDIPDDPSVPVVSMEVDQVTLSLVGEAGRSSGESTPCIAVLSEMNELDRERRLQAAASSSDVTHPGSTDQAKNKAGSPLHTKANTASVESFGTKKARSSFGRGFFKLRGGKQAASAPNLAETERKGTEHLDLAGVPPRKPHDGAPLPSSPETKKKSKGFRKFFGRLKRSHSTSFNLDDAAEMEFRRGGVRATAGPRLGWSRDSKHTAVDVPFSRWSKDEVCGWLHEQGLGLYVAQCQSWIKSGQTLLQASQHDLEKELCMKQPLHRKKLQLALQALGSEDDDLKGKLDHNWVTRWLDDIGLPQYKSHFDEARVDGRVLHYMTVDDLLSLKVGSVLHHLSIKRAIQVLRLNSYEPSCLRRRPSDENNITPAEISQWTNHRVMEWLRSVDLAEYAPNLRGSGVHGGLMVLEPRFNVEALALLLNIPPNKTLLRRHLATHFHLLIGSEAQRLKQDCLENPDYTVLTATAKVKPRRLSFGGFGTLRKKRQDDGEEYVCPMNVEMPKSSSFQRGVRIYEENLDHLEQMEDSEGTVREIGAFSEGINNLTSMLKDDEFFHEISACPPEVDAAENDNSGF from the exons ATGATGTCTGACGCCAGTGAGATGTTGGCAGCAGCCTTGGAGCAAATGGATGGGATCATAGCAG GCTCCAAGGCCATGGATTACTCCAACGGGTTGTTTGACTGCCAATCGCCCACTTCACCTTTCTTGGGTGGCCTTCGGGTGCTGCACCTGCTGGAGGATCTGCGGGGAGCGCTGGAGCTCATGGACAACGAGGAGAAGGACAACCTGCGATGTCAGATCCCCGATTCCACCGCCGAGGGGCTGGCAGAGTGGCTGCACGGACGATTG ACGAACGGCCACGGCTCCGAAGCGGTCTACCAAGAACGCCTGTCACGACTCGAGAGTGACAAAGAGTGTCTTATTCTTCAG GTAAGTGTTCTAACCGATCAGGTGGAAGTTCAAGGTGAAAAGATCCGGGACCTAGACACCTGCCTAGAGCATCACCGGGAGAAACTGAACGCTACCGAGGAGCTGCTGCAACAG GAGCTGTTGAACCGATCGACGCTGGAGACCCAGAAGCTGGAGCTGATGACCGAGGTGTCCagtctgaagctgaagctgacgGCGGTGGAGAGAGATCACAGGGACAATGAG GGCTTGTACCAGGAAGTAACGGACCTGCGGTTCAGGGTGACTGACATTGAGAATGAAAGACTGCAGTGTGAGAAGAAACTCCGAGCGACCAAT gaggagctgcagcttctGCAGAGGCAGCTGGAGGAGCGAGAGGCGGAGCTGCAGAGGCTGAAGGACGATAACAGACTTCAGGTGGAGAGCCACAACCGGGccgagggaggagagagag atACAGAAGTGTTGAAGATGAAGAGGGTGTTGGAGTCACTGGCGTCCTCCAACGATGAGAAG GAACGAAGGATAAGAGAGCTGGAGGAGTCGCTTATAAAGTGCAAGAAAGTGCAAGAGCTGGTCAAAG AGAAGTTAATAGAAGATGACTACGACGATATCCCAGATGATCCCTCGGTTCCTGTTGTATCCATGGAGGTGGATCAGGTCACCCTGTCGTTGGTGGGGGAGGCAGGAAGGAGCTCTGGCGAG TCCACACCATGTATAGCAGTGCTCTCTGAAATGAACGAGCTGGACAGAGAGCGACGGTTACAGGCAGCCGCAAG TTCCTCAGACGTCACACACCCGGGCAGCACTGACCAG GCCAAAAATAAAGCCGGTTCTCCGCTTCATACCAAAGCAAACACCGCAAGCGTCGAGAGTTTCGGCACCAAGAAGGCCCGTTCGTCTTTCGGCCGTGGCTTCTTCAAGCTGCGCGGAGGCAAGCAGGCAGCCAGCGCTCCAAACCTCG CTGAGACGGAGCGTAAGGGCACGGAGCACCTGGATTTGGCCGGCGTCCCTCCACGGAAACCCCACGACGGAGCTCCTCTGCCGTCCTCGCCTGAAACCAAAAAGAAGTCCAAAGGCTTCAGGAAATTCTTCGGCAG ACTAAAGAGGAGTCACTCTACCTCCTTCAACCTCGATGATGCTGCAGAGATGGAGTTCAGGAGGGGCGGAGTCAGAGCCACAGCCGGCCCTCGACTCGGCTGGTCACGTGACTCTAAACACAC TGCTGTCGACGTTCCCTTCTCACGCTGGAGTAAAGATGAAGTCTGCGGGTGGCTGCATGAGCAGGGACTCGGGTTATATGTTGCTCAGTGTCAGAGCTGGATCAAGTCAGGACAAACACTGCTGCAGGCGTCACAGCACGATCTGGAGAAG GAGTTGTGCATGAAGCAGCCTCTGCACAGGAAGAAGCTGCAGCTCGCTCTGCAGGCACTCGGGTCGGAGGACGATGACCTCAAAGGCAAACTGGACCACAACTGGGTGACGA GGTGGCTGGACGACATCGGCCTCCCGCAGTACAAAAGTCACTTTGACGAGGCTCGTGTTGACGGACGCGTGCTGCACTACATGACCGTG GACGACTTGCTGTCTCTGAAGGTGGGCAGCGTTCTCCATCATCTCAGCATCAAGAGGGCCATCCAGGTCCTCCGCCTCAACTCCTACGAGCCCAGCTGTCTCAGGAGACGACCCTCCGACGAG AACAACATCACACCAGCAGAGATCTCCCAGTGGACCAACCACAGAGTGATGGAGTGGCTTCGCTCGGTGGATTTGGCAGAGTATGCTCCGAATCTGAGAGGCAGCGGCGTTCACGGAGGGCTGATG GTGTTGGAGCCTCGCTTCAACGTGGAAGCGCTCGCCCTTCTGCTGAACATCCCTCCCAACAAAACCCTGCTGAGACGCCACCTGGCAACACATTTCCACCTGCTCATTGGCTCAGAGGCGCAGCGGCTAAAACAGGACTGTCTGGAAAACCCAGACTACACCGTCCTCACCGCCACTGCCAAGGTCAAG CCGAGACGCCTGTCGTTTGGCGGTTTTGGCACTTTGAGGAAGAAACGTCAGGATGACGGCGAGGAGTACGTCTGCCCGATGAACGTGGAAATGCCCAAGAGCAGCAGCTTCCAGAGGGGCGTCCGGATCTACGAGGAGAACCTCGACCACCTGGAGCAG ATGGAAGACTCCGAAGGGACCGTCCGAGAGATCGGAGCGTTTTCTGAGGGGATCAACAACCTGACG AGCATGCTGAAGGACGATGAGTTTTTCCACGAGATCTCCGCCTGCCCTCCGGAGGTCGACGCGGCAGAAAACGACAACTCTGGCTTTTGA
- the ppfibp1a gene encoding liprin-beta-1 isoform X1, whose protein sequence is MMSDASEMLAAALEQMDGIIAGSKAMDYSNGLFDCQSPTSPFLGGLRVLHLLEDLRGALELMDNEEKDNLRCQIPDSTAEGLAEWLHGRLTNGHGSEAVYQERLSRLESDKECLILQVSVLTDQVEVQGEKIRDLDTCLEHHREKLNATEELLQQELLNRSTLETQKLELMTEVSSLKLKLTAVERDHRDNEGLYQEVTDLRFRVTDIENERLQCEKKLRATNEELQLLQRQLEEREAELQRLKDDNRLQVESHNRAEGGERDTEVLKMKRVLESLASSNDEKVQCDERRIRELEESLIKCKKVQELVKEKLIEDDYDDIPDDPSVPVVSMEVDQVTLSLVGEAGRSSGESTPCIAVLSEMNELDRERRLQAAASSSDVTHPGSTDQAKNKAGSPLHTKANTASVESFGTKKARSSFGRGFFKLRGGKQAASAPNLAETERKGTEHLDLAGVPPRKPHDGAPLPSSPETKKKSKGFRKFFGRLKRSHSTSFNLDDAAEMEFRRGGVRATAGPRLGWSRDSKHTAVDVPFSRWSKDEVCGWLHEQGLGLYVAQCQSWIKSGQTLLQASQHDLEKELCMKQPLHRKKLQLALQALGSEDDDLKGKLDHNWVTRWLDDIGLPQYKSHFDEARVDGRVLHYMTVDDLLSLKVGSVLHHLSIKRAIQVLRLNSYEPSCLRRRPSDENNITPAEISQWTNHRVMEWLRSVDLAEYAPNLRGSGVHGGLMVLEPRFNVEALALLLNIPPNKTLLRRHLATHFHLLIGSEAQRLKQDCLENPDYTVLTATAKVKPRRLSFGGFGTLRKKRQDDGEEYVCPMNVEMPKSSSFQRGVRIYEENLDHLEQMEDSEGTVREIGAFSEGINNLTSMLKDDEFFHEISACPPEVDAAENDNSGF, encoded by the exons ATGATGTCTGACGCCAGTGAGATGTTGGCAGCAGCCTTGGAGCAAATGGATGGGATCATAGCAG GCTCCAAGGCCATGGATTACTCCAACGGGTTGTTTGACTGCCAATCGCCCACTTCACCTTTCTTGGGTGGCCTTCGGGTGCTGCACCTGCTGGAGGATCTGCGGGGAGCGCTGGAGCTCATGGACAACGAGGAGAAGGACAACCTGCGATGTCAGATCCCCGATTCCACCGCCGAGGGGCTGGCAGAGTGGCTGCACGGACGATTG ACGAACGGCCACGGCTCCGAAGCGGTCTACCAAGAACGCCTGTCACGACTCGAGAGTGACAAAGAGTGTCTTATTCTTCAG GTAAGTGTTCTAACCGATCAGGTGGAAGTTCAAGGTGAAAAGATCCGGGACCTAGACACCTGCCTAGAGCATCACCGGGAGAAACTGAACGCTACCGAGGAGCTGCTGCAACAG GAGCTGTTGAACCGATCGACGCTGGAGACCCAGAAGCTGGAGCTGATGACCGAGGTGTCCagtctgaagctgaagctgacgGCGGTGGAGAGAGATCACAGGGACAATGAG GGCTTGTACCAGGAAGTAACGGACCTGCGGTTCAGGGTGACTGACATTGAGAATGAAAGACTGCAGTGTGAGAAGAAACTCCGAGCGACCAAT gaggagctgcagcttctGCAGAGGCAGCTGGAGGAGCGAGAGGCGGAGCTGCAGAGGCTGAAGGACGATAACAGACTTCAGGTGGAGAGCCACAACCGGGccgagggaggagagagag atACAGAAGTGTTGAAGATGAAGAGGGTGTTGGAGTCACTGGCGTCCTCCAACGATGAGAAGGTACAGTGTGAT GAACGAAGGATAAGAGAGCTGGAGGAGTCGCTTATAAAGTGCAAGAAAGTGCAAGAGCTGGTCAAAG AGAAGTTAATAGAAGATGACTACGACGATATCCCAGATGATCCCTCGGTTCCTGTTGTATCCATGGAGGTGGATCAGGTCACCCTGTCGTTGGTGGGGGAGGCAGGAAGGAGCTCTGGCGAG TCCACACCATGTATAGCAGTGCTCTCTGAAATGAACGAGCTGGACAGAGAGCGACGGTTACAGGCAGCCGCAAG TTCCTCAGACGTCACACACCCGGGCAGCACTGACCAG GCCAAAAATAAAGCCGGTTCTCCGCTTCATACCAAAGCAAACACCGCAAGCGTCGAGAGTTTCGGCACCAAGAAGGCCCGTTCGTCTTTCGGCCGTGGCTTCTTCAAGCTGCGCGGAGGCAAGCAGGCAGCCAGCGCTCCAAACCTCG CTGAGACGGAGCGTAAGGGCACGGAGCACCTGGATTTGGCCGGCGTCCCTCCACGGAAACCCCACGACGGAGCTCCTCTGCCGTCCTCGCCTGAAACCAAAAAGAAGTCCAAAGGCTTCAGGAAATTCTTCGGCAG ACTAAAGAGGAGTCACTCTACCTCCTTCAACCTCGATGATGCTGCAGAGATGGAGTTCAGGAGGGGCGGAGTCAGAGCCACAGCCGGCCCTCGACTCGGCTGGTCACGTGACTCTAAACACAC TGCTGTCGACGTTCCCTTCTCACGCTGGAGTAAAGATGAAGTCTGCGGGTGGCTGCATGAGCAGGGACTCGGGTTATATGTTGCTCAGTGTCAGAGCTGGATCAAGTCAGGACAAACACTGCTGCAGGCGTCACAGCACGATCTGGAGAAG GAGTTGTGCATGAAGCAGCCTCTGCACAGGAAGAAGCTGCAGCTCGCTCTGCAGGCACTCGGGTCGGAGGACGATGACCTCAAAGGCAAACTGGACCACAACTGGGTGACGA GGTGGCTGGACGACATCGGCCTCCCGCAGTACAAAAGTCACTTTGACGAGGCTCGTGTTGACGGACGCGTGCTGCACTACATGACCGTG GACGACTTGCTGTCTCTGAAGGTGGGCAGCGTTCTCCATCATCTCAGCATCAAGAGGGCCATCCAGGTCCTCCGCCTCAACTCCTACGAGCCCAGCTGTCTCAGGAGACGACCCTCCGACGAG AACAACATCACACCAGCAGAGATCTCCCAGTGGACCAACCACAGAGTGATGGAGTGGCTTCGCTCGGTGGATTTGGCAGAGTATGCTCCGAATCTGAGAGGCAGCGGCGTTCACGGAGGGCTGATG GTGTTGGAGCCTCGCTTCAACGTGGAAGCGCTCGCCCTTCTGCTGAACATCCCTCCCAACAAAACCCTGCTGAGACGCCACCTGGCAACACATTTCCACCTGCTCATTGGCTCAGAGGCGCAGCGGCTAAAACAGGACTGTCTGGAAAACCCAGACTACACCGTCCTCACCGCCACTGCCAAGGTCAAG CCGAGACGCCTGTCGTTTGGCGGTTTTGGCACTTTGAGGAAGAAACGTCAGGATGACGGCGAGGAGTACGTCTGCCCGATGAACGTGGAAATGCCCAAGAGCAGCAGCTTCCAGAGGGGCGTCCGGATCTACGAGGAGAACCTCGACCACCTGGAGCAG ATGGAAGACTCCGAAGGGACCGTCCGAGAGATCGGAGCGTTTTCTGAGGGGATCAACAACCTGACG AGCATGCTGAAGGACGATGAGTTTTTCCACGAGATCTCCGCCTGCCCTCCGGAGGTCGACGCGGCAGAAAACGACAACTCTGGCTTTTGA
- the ppfibp1a gene encoding liprin-beta-1 isoform X3 yields the protein MMSDASEMLAAALEQMDGIIAGSKAMDYSNGLFDCQSPTSPFLGGLRVLHLLEDLRGALELMDNEEKDNLRCQIPDSTAEGLAEWLHGRLTNGHGSEAVYQERLSRLESDKECLILQVSVLTDQVEVQGEKIRDLDTCLEHHREKLNATEELLQQELLNRSTLETQKLELMTEVSSLKLKLTAVERDHRDNEEELQLLQRQLEEREAELQRLKDDNRLQVESHNRAEGGERDTEVLKMKRVLESLASSNDEKVQCDERRIRELEESLIKCKKVQELVKEKLIEDDYDDIPDDPSVPVVSMEVDQVTLSLVGEAGRSSGESTPCIAVLSEMNELDRERRLQAAASSSDVTHPGSTDQAKNKAGSPLHTKANTASVESFGTKKARSSFGRGFFKLRGGKQAASAPNLAETERKGTEHLDLAGVPPRKPHDGAPLPSSPETKKKSKGFRKFFGRLKRSHSTSFNLDDAAEMEFRRGGVRATAGPRLGWSRDSKHTAVDVPFSRWSKDEVCGWLHEQGLGLYVAQCQSWIKSGQTLLQASQHDLEKELCMKQPLHRKKLQLALQALGSEDDDLKGKLDHNWVTRWLDDIGLPQYKSHFDEARVDGRVLHYMTVDDLLSLKVGSVLHHLSIKRAIQVLRLNSYEPSCLRRRPSDENNITPAEISQWTNHRVMEWLRSVDLAEYAPNLRGSGVHGGLMVLEPRFNVEALALLLNIPPNKTLLRRHLATHFHLLIGSEAQRLKQDCLENPDYTVLTATAKVKPRRLSFGGFGTLRKKRQDDGEEYVCPMNVEMPKSSSFQRGVRIYEENLDHLEQMEDSEGTVREIGAFSEGINNLTSMLKDDEFFHEISACPPEVDAAENDNSGF from the exons ATGATGTCTGACGCCAGTGAGATGTTGGCAGCAGCCTTGGAGCAAATGGATGGGATCATAGCAG GCTCCAAGGCCATGGATTACTCCAACGGGTTGTTTGACTGCCAATCGCCCACTTCACCTTTCTTGGGTGGCCTTCGGGTGCTGCACCTGCTGGAGGATCTGCGGGGAGCGCTGGAGCTCATGGACAACGAGGAGAAGGACAACCTGCGATGTCAGATCCCCGATTCCACCGCCGAGGGGCTGGCAGAGTGGCTGCACGGACGATTG ACGAACGGCCACGGCTCCGAAGCGGTCTACCAAGAACGCCTGTCACGACTCGAGAGTGACAAAGAGTGTCTTATTCTTCAG GTAAGTGTTCTAACCGATCAGGTGGAAGTTCAAGGTGAAAAGATCCGGGACCTAGACACCTGCCTAGAGCATCACCGGGAGAAACTGAACGCTACCGAGGAGCTGCTGCAACAG GAGCTGTTGAACCGATCGACGCTGGAGACCCAGAAGCTGGAGCTGATGACCGAGGTGTCCagtctgaagctgaagctgacgGCGGTGGAGAGAGATCACAGGGACAATGAG gaggagctgcagcttctGCAGAGGCAGCTGGAGGAGCGAGAGGCGGAGCTGCAGAGGCTGAAGGACGATAACAGACTTCAGGTGGAGAGCCACAACCGGGccgagggaggagagagag atACAGAAGTGTTGAAGATGAAGAGGGTGTTGGAGTCACTGGCGTCCTCCAACGATGAGAAGGTACAGTGTGAT GAACGAAGGATAAGAGAGCTGGAGGAGTCGCTTATAAAGTGCAAGAAAGTGCAAGAGCTGGTCAAAG AGAAGTTAATAGAAGATGACTACGACGATATCCCAGATGATCCCTCGGTTCCTGTTGTATCCATGGAGGTGGATCAGGTCACCCTGTCGTTGGTGGGGGAGGCAGGAAGGAGCTCTGGCGAG TCCACACCATGTATAGCAGTGCTCTCTGAAATGAACGAGCTGGACAGAGAGCGACGGTTACAGGCAGCCGCAAG TTCCTCAGACGTCACACACCCGGGCAGCACTGACCAG GCCAAAAATAAAGCCGGTTCTCCGCTTCATACCAAAGCAAACACCGCAAGCGTCGAGAGTTTCGGCACCAAGAAGGCCCGTTCGTCTTTCGGCCGTGGCTTCTTCAAGCTGCGCGGAGGCAAGCAGGCAGCCAGCGCTCCAAACCTCG CTGAGACGGAGCGTAAGGGCACGGAGCACCTGGATTTGGCCGGCGTCCCTCCACGGAAACCCCACGACGGAGCTCCTCTGCCGTCCTCGCCTGAAACCAAAAAGAAGTCCAAAGGCTTCAGGAAATTCTTCGGCAG ACTAAAGAGGAGTCACTCTACCTCCTTCAACCTCGATGATGCTGCAGAGATGGAGTTCAGGAGGGGCGGAGTCAGAGCCACAGCCGGCCCTCGACTCGGCTGGTCACGTGACTCTAAACACAC TGCTGTCGACGTTCCCTTCTCACGCTGGAGTAAAGATGAAGTCTGCGGGTGGCTGCATGAGCAGGGACTCGGGTTATATGTTGCTCAGTGTCAGAGCTGGATCAAGTCAGGACAAACACTGCTGCAGGCGTCACAGCACGATCTGGAGAAG GAGTTGTGCATGAAGCAGCCTCTGCACAGGAAGAAGCTGCAGCTCGCTCTGCAGGCACTCGGGTCGGAGGACGATGACCTCAAAGGCAAACTGGACCACAACTGGGTGACGA GGTGGCTGGACGACATCGGCCTCCCGCAGTACAAAAGTCACTTTGACGAGGCTCGTGTTGACGGACGCGTGCTGCACTACATGACCGTG GACGACTTGCTGTCTCTGAAGGTGGGCAGCGTTCTCCATCATCTCAGCATCAAGAGGGCCATCCAGGTCCTCCGCCTCAACTCCTACGAGCCCAGCTGTCTCAGGAGACGACCCTCCGACGAG AACAACATCACACCAGCAGAGATCTCCCAGTGGACCAACCACAGAGTGATGGAGTGGCTTCGCTCGGTGGATTTGGCAGAGTATGCTCCGAATCTGAGAGGCAGCGGCGTTCACGGAGGGCTGATG GTGTTGGAGCCTCGCTTCAACGTGGAAGCGCTCGCCCTTCTGCTGAACATCCCTCCCAACAAAACCCTGCTGAGACGCCACCTGGCAACACATTTCCACCTGCTCATTGGCTCAGAGGCGCAGCGGCTAAAACAGGACTGTCTGGAAAACCCAGACTACACCGTCCTCACCGCCACTGCCAAGGTCAAG CCGAGACGCCTGTCGTTTGGCGGTTTTGGCACTTTGAGGAAGAAACGTCAGGATGACGGCGAGGAGTACGTCTGCCCGATGAACGTGGAAATGCCCAAGAGCAGCAGCTTCCAGAGGGGCGTCCGGATCTACGAGGAGAACCTCGACCACCTGGAGCAG ATGGAAGACTCCGAAGGGACCGTCCGAGAGATCGGAGCGTTTTCTGAGGGGATCAACAACCTGACG AGCATGCTGAAGGACGATGAGTTTTTCCACGAGATCTCCGCCTGCCCTCCGGAGGTCGACGCGGCAGAAAACGACAACTCTGGCTTTTGA